AGGGGCAGCAGCGACGTCGGGGCCGTGCTCCGTCCCTGACGGAGCGCATACCAGCGGAAAAACGTCACGACGGGATTCTTCATCGGCCGTAGGACGCGGTCAGTTCGCGGATCTCCTGCTTGGCGACGCGCCAGCGCGGGATGTCGATCTTGGTGCCCACCACCTCCACCACCTTGGCGGCGATGATGGAGCCGACCTCGCCGCAAGCCTTGAGCGGCAGGCCAAGGGAATCGGCGTAGAGGAAGCCGGCGGCGTAGGTGTCGCCGGCGCCCGTGGCGTCGACGGGGTCCGCCGGCCACGGCTTGATGCAATAGGACTCCTCGCCCCGCTGCACCCAGCTGCCGTCCTTGCCTACCTTGACCACGGCCGTCCGGCAGATCTCCGCGAGCTTGCCCAGGGCCGCCTGCGGGTCGGCCAGGCCCGTAAAGGCCCGCGCCTCCGTCTCGTTGGCGAAGACGATGTCGACGTATTTCTCCACGATGTCGTGCAGGAAGGCCAGGTTGGACTCCACGACATTGTAGGAAGCGAGGTCCAGGGAAATGATGCAGCCGGCGTCGCGGGCGAGCCCGACGGCACGGCGCACCAGGTCCTGGTTCTGCACCAGATAGCCTTCGATATGGAAATAGTCGTAGCCCTTGAACCACTCCGGATCGAGGTCCTCCGGCACAAGGTCGAGCGCCGCGCCGAGATAGACGGCGAAGGTGCGCTCGGCGTTGCCGCCGCTCACGAACACCATCGAGCGGCCGCTGGCGTGCTCGCTCGTCAGGAGGCGCGACTTGACGCCGTACTGCTCCTGGTCGCTCTTGAAGAGCAGGCCCAGCTCGTCGTTGCCGATCTTGCCGATGAAGCTCGACGGCATGCCGAAGATGGCGGTACACGTGATGGTATTGGCGGCCGAGCCGCCGGCGACATATTTCACGCCCATCGGCTTGAGGGCCGTCCAGATGCCGTCGCCCGTCTCCGCGTCCACGTGCTGCATGCTCCCCTTGGGGAGATGGAACTCGTGCAGGAGGGTGTCGTCCGGGAGGACGGCCAGGATGTCCGTCAAGGCGTTGCCTATTCCAAGGATAGATTTCATATCGTACAAAAATAACACAAATAAATTGTATCTTTGCAGCCCATGGCCAAGAAAGCTGCAAATATCCTCAAATACACCCTCTCCACCGCCCTTGCGGTGGTGCTGGTCTGGTTTGCCTTCCGGGGCGTGGACTGGAAAGCCTTCTGGGAAGGCGTGCAGCAGACCCGCTGGGTCTGGGTGGCGCTCTATTTCGTGGCCGCCATCCTGGCGCTCGTCTTCCGCGAGGAGCGCTGGATCGCCCTGATGCGCCCGCTCGACCCGAGCCTGCGCCGCCTGGGCGTCTGGGACGCCATCAACGTGGGCAACCTCGTCAACGTGGTGCTGCCCGGCGCGGGCGAATTCGTCCGCTGCGGCTACGTCTCCTCCAAGCGGATGAGCTACGACAAGGCCTTCGGCACCATCGCCTGCGAGCGCCTGTCCGACGTGGTCGCCATCCTGTTCCTCTTCGTCCTCGCCATCGTGCTCAAGAGCGAGAGCTTCGGGCCCTTCTTCACGGAGAACATCTGGGCGCCGCTGAGCGCCCGCCTCGGCGGCTCGCTCGTCTGGGTCGCCATCGGCGTGGTCGCGCTGATAGCCGGCTTCGTCTGGGCTGTCCGGCATTTCCGCGGCAGCGTCCCGTTCTTCGCCCGCATCAGCGATGCGCTCAAGGGCCTCGGGACGGGTTTCGCGAGTATCGCGAAGATGGAGCGCAAGTGGCCCTTCCTGCTCAGCACCGTCGGCATCTGGGCGATGTACGTGATGATGATGTACTGCACCATCCGCGCCCTGCCGATGCTGGACGCGCTCACGCTCACGGACGCGCTCTTCCTGTCGGCCATCGGCAACTTCGCCTCCGTGATCCCCGTGCCCGGCGGCATCGGCGCCTACCACTACCTGATGGCGCTCTCGATGCAGAGCCTCTACGGCGCCAGCTGGGAGACGGGCATCCTGCTCGCCACCCTCGGCCACGAAGCCCACGCCATCCTGATCATCATCATCGGCGTGATCTCCTACGTGCGCTTCTCGTTGCGTAAAAGGAAATAATTCTTATATTTGCATACGTTAGTGTATTGCCTTACGTTATGCAACTGATTCTTCCCGATCGATACGAAGATCTGCTCGGCGGCGCCGAGAACACCGAGAAGGCCATCAAGGCCGTCAAGGATATGTTCCAGAACAACCTTTCAGCACAGCTGGCCCTGCTGCGCGTGACCGCTCCGATGGTCGTGCTCTCCGGGACCGGCCTCAACGACGAGCTGAACGGTGTCGAGCGCCCCGTTCGCTTCCCGATCAAGGACATGGGCGAGCAGCAGGCCGAGGTCGTGCACTCCCTCGCCAAGTGGAAGCGCGCCAAGCTCGCGCAGCTGGGCATCGCTCCCGGGCGCGGCATCTACACCGACATGAACGCCCTGCGTCCCGACGAGGAGCTGGACAACATCCACTCCATCTATGTGGACCAGTGGGACTGGGAGAAGGTCATCCGTCCGGAGGACCGCCACCTGGGCTTCCTCAAGCAGACCGTCCGCCGCATCTACGAAGCCATCAAGGTCACCGAGAACAAACTCTTCGTCGAGTTCCCGCAGATTGCGCCGGAGCTCCCGGAAGACATCCATTTCGTCCACGCCGAGGAGCTGGT
The sequence above is a segment of the Bacteroidales bacterium WCE2004 genome. Coding sequences within it:
- a CDS encoding Sugar or nucleoside kinase, ribokinase family, yielding MKSILGIGNALTDILAVLPDDTLLHEFHLPKGSMQHVDAETGDGIWTALKPMGVKYVAGGSAANTITCTAIFGMPSSFIGKIGNDELGLLFKSDQEQYGVKSRLLTSEHASGRSMVFVSGGNAERTFAVYLGAALDLVPEDLDPEWFKGYDYFHIEGYLVQNQDLVRRAVGLARDAGCIISLDLASYNVVESNLAFLHDIVEKYVDIVFANETEARAFTGLADPQAALGKLAEICRTAVVKVGKDGSWVQRGEESYCIKPWPADPVDATGAGDTYAAGFLYADSLGLPLKACGEVGSIIAAKVVEVVGTKIDIPRWRVAKQEIRELTASYGR
- a CDS encoding aspartate-ammonia ligase, which translates into the protein MQLILPDRYEDLLGGAENTEKAIKAVKDMFQNNLSAQLALLRVTAPMVVLSGTGLNDELNGVERPVRFPIKDMGEQQAEVVHSLAKWKRAKLAQLGIAPGRGIYTDMNALRPDEELDNIHSIYVDQWDWEKVIRPEDRHLGFLKQTVRRIYEAIKVTENKLFVEFPQIAPELPEDIHFVHAEELVQLYPGRTPKEREHEIVRRYGAVFIIGIGGDLSDGAPHDGRAADYDDWSSPNEEGFKGLNGDILVWNHILQRPFELSSMGIRVDAAALHRQLAIRGELAKENLPFHRSLLDGKLPCTIGGGIGQSRLCMYLLRKAHIGEIQSSIWPDEMVRRCAGAGIKLV